Proteins from a single region of Chryseobacterium sp. W4I1:
- the kdpA gene encoding potassium-transporting ATPase subunit KdpA — translation MNTEILGVIAMFVITLVIGIFLGKYIANVYGYKKTFLDPVFEPVEKLIYKISGINPARQMTWKQNMYAMLTINLVWFVIGFLILMTQAWLPLNPDGNPNMSPDLAFNTAISFLVNCNLQHYSGETGVSYLSQLYLMFLQFVTAATGMAAMAVLFKAFKDKTTTELGNFYDFFTKSVIRILVPVSILVAMILSANGSPMTFEGKDHITTLEGQKIDVSRGPVAAFVAIKHLGTNGGGFFGANSAHPLENPNYVTNMTEMVTQMIIPFALVFALGFYLKKRKLSWVIFTVMTVGFLALAVPNIVNETNGNPLITQMGADSSLGAMEGKEIRFGSASSGYWSIATTVISTGSVNSMHDSTMPLSGMNELLAMMINCFYGGCGVGILNYFIFIILAVFISGLMVGRTPEFMGKKIEAKEMKIAMIVALFHPFLILVGTALTAYLPEFGAKTLNNPGFHGFSEMLYEFTSSSANNGSGFEGLGDNTPWWNILTGIVLLLSRFIPIIGPIAIAGLLAQKKFIPESSGTLKTDTATFGFMTLAVILLIAALSFFPALTLGPIAEQIQYFSK, via the coding sequence ATGAATACAGAAATTTTAGGCGTTATTGCCATGTTTGTCATTACATTAGTTATTGGAATATTTCTTGGGAAATACATTGCTAATGTGTACGGGTACAAAAAGACCTTTTTGGATCCTGTTTTTGAACCTGTTGAAAAATTAATTTATAAAATATCAGGAATTAACCCGGCCCGTCAGATGACCTGGAAACAGAATATGTATGCCATGCTGACGATCAACCTGGTTTGGTTCGTTATAGGATTCCTGATCCTGATGACCCAGGCGTGGCTTCCTTTAAATCCAGACGGAAACCCGAATATGTCACCTGATCTCGCTTTTAATACAGCTATTTCCTTTTTGGTGAACTGTAACCTTCAGCATTATTCAGGAGAAACGGGAGTCAGTTATTTAAGCCAGCTTTATCTGATGTTCCTGCAGTTTGTGACCGCAGCTACCGGAATGGCGGCTATGGCTGTTCTTTTCAAAGCTTTTAAAGATAAAACAACTACAGAATTAGGGAATTTCTATGATTTTTTTACTAAATCTGTGATCAGAATACTCGTTCCGGTGAGTATCCTTGTTGCCATGATCCTTTCTGCCAACGGAAGCCCGATGACTTTCGAAGGGAAAGATCATATCACAACGCTGGAAGGACAGAAAATTGATGTTTCAAGAGGTCCTGTAGCCGCTTTTGTGGCAATCAAGCATTTGGGAACCAATGGAGGAGGTTTCTTCGGAGCCAACTCAGCACATCCGCTTGAGAATCCTAATTATGTAACGAATATGACTGAAATGGTCACTCAGATGATCATTCCGTTTGCATTGGTTTTTGCCTTGGGATTTTACCTGAAAAAGAGAAAACTGTCATGGGTAATATTTACCGTAATGACGGTTGGTTTTCTGGCCCTTGCCGTTCCAAATATTGTCAATGAAACAAACGGTAATCCACTGATCACACAAATGGGTGCCGACAGCAGTCTTGGAGCTATGGAAGGCAAAGAAATCCGTTTCGGAAGTGCATCTTCAGGATATTGGAGTATCGCAACGACAGTGATCTCAACAGGTTCCGTGAACTCAATGCATGACAGCACAATGCCGCTTTCCGGAATGAACGAACTGCTGGCCATGATGATCAACTGCTTCTACGGAGGCTGCGGTGTCGGAATTCTCAATTATTTCATCTTTATCATTCTCGCTGTATTCATCAGTGGTTTGATGGTAGGAAGGACGCCGGAATTCATGGGTAAAAAGATCGAAGCCAAAGAAATGAAAATCGCCATGATCGTTGCGCTGTTCCATCCGTTCTTAATATTGGTAGGAACTGCATTAACGGCTTATCTGCCGGAATTTGGAGCCAAAACATTGAATAATCCGGGCTTCCACGGGTTCAGTGAAATGTTGTACGAGTTTACTTCTTCTTCTGCGAACAACGGTTCCGGATTTGAAGGGCTTGGTGACAATACCCCATGGTGGAATATCTTAACAGGAATCGTGTTGCTGTTATCCAGATTTATTCCGATCATCGGACCGATAGCGATTGCAGGATTATTGGCACAGAAAAAATTCATCCCGGAAAGTTCAGGAACGCTAAAAACGGATACGGCCACTTTCGGCTTTATGACGCTGGCGGTGATCCTTCTTATTGCGGCGTTGTCTTTCTTCCCGGCCCTTACATTAGGACCTATTGCAGAACAGATCCAGTATTTCTCTAAATAA
- the kdpB gene encoding potassium-transporting ATPase subunit KdpB: MKNQSQTLFQKDLVNEAIKQSFVKLNPKIMFKNPVMFLVEVGTVVMFIVSLFSLTGDQSQGSFAYNFTVFIILFFTVLFANFAEAIAEARGKAQADTLRKTREETPAKVVVDNKPGFQVETVLRMSAEMKLGDIFLCETGDQIPMDGEIIEGLATIDESAITGESAPVIRESGGDKSSVTGGTKVLSDRIKVKVTTKPGESFLDKMIALVEGASRQKTPNEIALTILLAGFTLTFIIVTLTLKPFANYAQTPITIAAFISLFVCLIPTTIGGLLSAIGIAGMDRALRANVITKSGKAVETAGDIDVLLLDKTGTITIGNRKATEFHPADGIRLSDFIKASALSSVADETPEGKSIIELSQLKSEDLLVPNPVYIDFSAETRTSGIDFEDTRIRKGAYDTIKKLTEKAGNIFPKETQDAVTKISENGGTPLVVSVNEKVWGVIELQDIIKTGIQERFQRLRKMGVKTVMVTGDNPLTAKFIAEKAGVDDFIAEAKPEDKMNYIKKEQQEGKLVAMMGDGTNDAPALAQADVGVAMNSGTQAAKEAGNMVDLDNDPTKLIEIVEIGKQLLMTRGTLTTFSIANDVAKYFAIIPALFITFIPSLQKLNIMNLHSPETAILSAVIFNAVIIPFLIPLALKGVAYKPIGASALLRRNLLIYGLGGVIVPFIGIKIIDLVISLFY, encoded by the coding sequence ATGAAAAATCAATCACAGACATTGTTTCAAAAAGATTTGGTGAACGAAGCGATCAAACAGTCCTTCGTCAAGCTGAATCCGAAAATCATGTTTAAAAATCCCGTGATGTTCCTGGTAGAAGTCGGAACGGTTGTGATGTTTATCGTAAGTCTTTTCAGTCTTACAGGAGATCAATCACAGGGGAGCTTTGCTTATAACTTTACCGTATTTATTATCTTATTTTTCACCGTTCTTTTCGCCAATTTTGCAGAAGCCATTGCAGAAGCCAGAGGAAAAGCACAGGCAGATACCCTCAGAAAAACCCGTGAAGAAACTCCCGCTAAAGTGGTGGTGGACAACAAACCCGGCTTTCAGGTAGAAACTGTTCTCAGGATGTCTGCCGAAATGAAACTGGGCGATATTTTCCTTTGTGAAACCGGGGATCAGATCCCTATGGACGGGGAGATTATTGAAGGACTTGCTACTATTGATGAATCGGCAATCACCGGAGAAAGTGCTCCTGTGATCCGTGAATCCGGTGGTGATAAAAGTTCTGTAACGGGAGGTACAAAGGTTCTTTCCGACAGAATAAAAGTAAAAGTGACAACCAAACCCGGAGAATCCTTTTTAGATAAAATGATTGCCCTTGTAGAAGGAGCGTCAAGACAGAAAACACCTAATGAAATCGCATTAACTATACTTTTGGCAGGATTTACCCTGACCTTTATTATCGTAACACTCACTTTAAAACCTTTTGCAAATTACGCGCAGACTCCCATTACCATTGCGGCATTTATATCACTTTTCGTTTGTTTGATTCCCACAACCATTGGAGGTCTGCTTTCTGCAATCGGGATTGCCGGAATGGACAGAGCTTTGAGAGCGAATGTAATTACTAAAAGTGGTAAAGCAGTAGAAACTGCCGGAGATATTGATGTACTGCTGCTTGATAAAACAGGAACCATTACCATCGGAAATCGTAAAGCGACGGAATTTCACCCTGCTGACGGAATCAGATTGTCAGATTTCATTAAGGCTTCTGCCTTAAGTTCTGTGGCAGATGAAACACCGGAAGGAAAATCCATCATAGAATTAAGCCAGCTGAAATCAGAAGATCTTCTTGTTCCCAACCCGGTCTATATAGATTTCTCAGCGGAAACAAGAACCTCAGGGATTGATTTTGAAGACACAAGGATCAGAAAAGGAGCGTATGACACGATAAAAAAACTGACTGAAAAAGCCGGGAATATCTTCCCGAAAGAAACCCAGGATGCCGTTACCAAAATTTCCGAAAACGGGGGAACGCCTCTTGTGGTAAGCGTTAATGAAAAAGTCTGGGGCGTCATCGAACTTCAGGATATTATTAAAACAGGAATTCAGGAACGTTTCCAGAGACTGAGAAAAATGGGGGTGAAAACGGTGATGGTAACCGGAGATAATCCTCTGACCGCAAAATTCATTGCTGAAAAAGCAGGCGTAGATGATTTCATTGCCGAAGCTAAGCCCGAAGACAAAATGAACTACATCAAAAAAGAACAGCAGGAAGGCAAGCTGGTTGCCATGATGGGAGACGGAACGAATGACGCTCCGGCCCTAGCTCAGGCTGATGTGGGGGTAGCGATGAACAGCGGAACACAGGCTGCAAAAGAAGCCGGTAATATGGTGGACCTTGACAATGACCCTACGAAACTGATCGAGATTGTAGAGATCGGAAAACAGTTGCTAATGACCCGTGGAACACTGACGACTTTCAGTATTGCGAATGACGTTGCTAAATATTTTGCCATTATTCCGGCATTATTTATCACTTTCATTCCTTCGCTTCAGAAATTGAATATTATGAATCTTCACAGCCCGGAAACAGCGATATTATCAGCCGTTATTTTCAATGCCGTGATCATTCCTTTCCTTATTCCATTAGCGTTAAAAGGTGTAGCTTATAAACCTATTGGTGCCAGTGCACTGCTAAGAAGAAACCTTTTAATCTATGGTTTGGGTGGTGTTATTGTTCCATTCATTGGCATCAAAATCATCGATTTAGTGATCAGTTTATTCTATTAA
- the kdpC gene encoding K(+)-transporting ATPase subunit C: protein MKNHIVAAFRLTIVMLAVVGIYLLIVYGGSKILPTKGNAEIITRNGQKFYANIGQEFKSEKYFHGRPSSVNYNAAGSGGSNKGPSNDEYLETVQKRIDTLKMGHPGMGNAKIPVELVTASGSGLDPDISEEGALYQVKKIAEVRNLSEEKVKDLVKNQTEKPFLGLLGPSKVNVLKLNIALDQLK from the coding sequence ATGAAAAATCATATTGTTGCAGCATTCAGACTGACTATTGTAATGCTGGCTGTCGTAGGAATTTATCTGCTTATCGTATATGGAGGCTCAAAAATATTGCCTACGAAGGGAAATGCAGAGATCATTACCCGGAACGGACAGAAGTTTTACGCGAATATCGGGCAGGAATTCAAATCTGAAAAATATTTTCACGGACGTCCATCATCTGTTAATTATAATGCAGCAGGAAGCGGTGGAAGCAATAAAGGTCCAAGTAACGACGAATATCTGGAAACCGTCCAAAAAAGAATAGACACTTTAAAAATGGGACATCCGGGAATGGGAAATGCAAAAATTCCTGTAGAACTGGTTACAGCCAGTGGAAGCGGCTTGGATCCTGATATTTCTGAAGAAGGAGCCTTGTATCAGGTAAAGAAAATTGCAGAAGTAAGAAATCTTTCGGAGGAAAAAGTAAAAGATTTAGTGAAAAATCAGACAGAGAAACCGTTTTTAGGACTTTTAGGACCATCAAAAGTAAATGTGCTGAAACTTAATATTGCTTTGGATCAATTAAAATAA
- a CDS encoding porin, whose protein sequence is MKKYSILGIILGIFFPKAQSSDSLKTENKVTFSAYAELFYTYDFNEPANHLRQNFLYSYNRHNELNLNLGLVKANYQSENLRANVALMAGTYAQDNMAAEQDALRYVNEANIGIKISRNKNLWIDAGIMPSHIGWESAIGKDNINLTRSFAAENSPYFETGAKVSYTSDNGKWFLSGLVLNGWQRIAKPEGNQSISFGHQVIYKPTDKITLNSSSFIGNDKSKAEKRMRYFHDLYGNFQLTDQFSALLGFDIGAEQKEKGSSSYNIWYTPNVLMKYQLDSKWALAGRVEYYNDKNGVIISTKTPNGFQTFGYSLNVDYAILKNVVFRTEARGFTSKDAIFVKNGEMKQGNFFITTSLAAWF, encoded by the coding sequence ATGAAAAAATATAGTATTCTAGGAATTATACTGGGGATCTTTTTCCCAAAAGCACAATCATCAGATTCATTAAAAACAGAAAATAAAGTGACTTTTTCTGCCTATGCAGAACTTTTCTACACCTATGATTTTAATGAACCTGCCAATCATCTCCGTCAGAATTTTTTATATTCCTACAACAGACATAATGAGCTTAATCTGAATTTAGGCTTGGTAAAAGCAAATTATCAGAGTGAAAACCTTCGTGCCAACGTAGCTTTAATGGCCGGAACGTATGCGCAGGACAATATGGCTGCCGAGCAGGATGCATTGCGATACGTCAACGAAGCAAATATTGGGATTAAGATTTCAAGAAACAAAAATTTGTGGATTGATGCCGGGATTATGCCTTCCCACATCGGTTGGGAAAGTGCTATAGGAAAAGATAATATCAATCTGACCAGAAGTTTTGCGGCTGAAAATTCTCCTTATTTTGAAACGGGAGCAAAGGTTTCTTATACTTCAGACAACGGAAAATGGTTTTTAAGTGGCCTTGTACTTAATGGTTGGCAGCGTATTGCAAAACCGGAAGGAAACCAAAGCATTTCTTTCGGACACCAGGTGATCTACAAACCGACAGATAAAATTACACTGAACAGCAGTTCTTTCATCGGAAACGACAAATCGAAAGCTGAAAAAAGAATGCGGTATTTCCATGATCTTTACGGGAATTTTCAGTTGACAGACCAATTCTCAGCTTTGCTTGGGTTCGATATTGGGGCAGAGCAGAAAGAGAAAGGAAGCAGCAGTTATAACATCTGGTACACTCCAAATGTGTTAATGAAATACCAGCTGGACAGCAAGTGGGCCCTGGCAGGAAGAGTTGAATATTACAACGATAAAAACGGTGTCATCATCAGCACTAAAACGCCTAATGGTTTCCAAACCTTCGGATATTCCCTGAATGTGGATTATGCCATTCTTAAAAACGTGGTTTTCCGTACAGAAGCCAGAGGATTTACCTCTAAAGATGCCATTTTCGTGAAGAATGGTGAGATGAAGCAGGGAAATTTCTTTATCACAACAAGTTTGGCTGCCTGGTTTTAG